In the genome of uncultured Sphaerochaeta sp., the window GCAATATACGTGTAATCTTCAAAACGGGGATTACGGTTGATCATGAATGGTGGAATGGGAGTTCCGTATCATCGGAGCGAATTTCGCCTAGTTTTAGTATGCTTTCAACCAACAATGGTTCTAGTTGGTCTGTCTCGACTGTAGGTAGCCCTGGAAATATCTCATATGTTACTAGGAAGTACGGTCTGGGGTTGGGGCAAAGCGGGACTGCTGCTCTGATATGTAGCTATGGCACTGCATTGAATAGTGTGGTTGGCACAACACATTCTCATTATTTCAAGGCCTTTGACGGATGGACGTATGACAGCGCGGTTAGGTTCATGATCCTTATGATGAAAGCTCCTGAAGCGGAAGGGGTAGGGACTCTGGTTCTGGTGAAGAAGCCTTCAGACAGCACCACTACCGCTCAAGAAGAAGTTTCCCTCAATGGGTTGGTTGGCAAACAAAATATTCATTGCAAGATTCTGGATATTGATGGATCAAACGCCGTGATATTTGGTGAGAACGGATTTGTAATCGTCAGCAACAATCTGACGACATGCTCTGCTCTGAAGACTGATTTGATCGGAAATATCAATGGGTTCATGTATGTGAATAACCTTTTGTATGTGCGATCACGCATCGATAATCGCATTTTTGAGGTATCTGCGTCTGGAATCACTGAGGTAAACATTGCATTTATTGATAACCCAATAGTAATTGATGGAATGATTGCAAGAGGGCAGGATTTTGCGTCATCACAAAATACTAGTATTCAGATAAATTGCACATTATCTCGGACTGGGGCTAATTCACCACTTGAGATGGGAGGTCTCTATGGATTTCCCATATATGACTATTCAACAGGTCAGTTCTCCAATTATTTTAATACTTGGATTGTTGGAGCGGGTGATTATTTTACAGCAAGAATCATTACTTATGCTAAGCAATCTGTAGCTATCGCTCCATCGAATATTGCATCGAGTACGTATGGCCAACACGAATTGCTGATTGTTGATAACTACAAGGCGACTGTTTCTAATGATGGGTTGGGTGTCGGGTTTTCTTTGGATGCTGAAATATCAGAAACATTTGAATTCAAATCGCCTGTCAAAGTTACCACTCTTGAGTCCTCAGAAAAAATCACCGGATACGTAAATGGAGATGCTAGTGGAGCTGTCAATTCATACAAGGTATGGGGAGCAGTAGCTAACTGATGGCATGGGTAACTGGTGAGCTGATTACAGCGGCAAAACTCAATGCTGAAAACACAGGCAAGTACACCAACTATCATTGTGAACATACGGCGGGTAAAGCCTCAATCAATGCAACCTACACCTATATGCACCAGACAACAGGCAGGATTCTCTATTTGCGGACGAAGGGCACTTCGTATTGGTGGGCTGAAGGGGATGGGATTGTGTACTTCAGAAACTCTGTTGGTGCGGTCACTGAACATGTTCTTTGGTATGAATCCGATACTACGAGCAGAACGATTGAACGAACCATCTACATGGAGACCTTTGGTCATGGTCCCGGTTGGTACAGTGCGAGAGTATGGGTCAACAGAGGGTGGGCAGACATTGATATGTATTGGGGTCAAGACAACTGTTGGGTAGGGGGGAGATTGGTCTATTACGACAATCCTACCACCAGCGGGAATCGGATCATCGGAGAGAAATTGACAGCAGCAGTCCTCAACACAGGGCGTGTTGGGGTGATGTAAGGAGGAGAAAATGGAATTTGAAGGCACTGAGATGACTATGAGAATCCTCAAGGATGGAAACGTCCTGATGGAGCAACCTCTTTCCCGGTTCATCAGCCAGGAGGGAAACTTGTCCCTTGGGATTAAGAGCAAGCAAATGCTTGATATCCCGATGGTCTTCATGGGTGTGTATGATATTGAAATCATCCTCCCCGGACAGACGATTGTGAAGAAGGGTATCTACAATTCATACAATTATGTGGTGTTCTCCAGCACAGTCAAAGATGAGGATGGTCAGGAGAGGACCTATCTCGATTGCTCTGACAACGGCTTGTTGTTCAGGATTTTGGGGTAAGTACATGAAGACACACCTTGAGCTTGCAAAGCTTTTCAAAGAAATTGACCAGTGGGATACCATCGGAACCGATACTCAATATCGCATTCTTGACTACCCCGATGAGGTAGTCATCATCTTCTGTCCATCCAATTCAAAGGCTGATTGGAAGATTAACTTTGCATTCCCCAAAAAGCCCTACAAGCAGATGCCGACTCCATTCTATGTGCATGGAGGATTCTTGGAGGAATGGAAGAAGATCAATGATTTCTTCCTCAAGGCTGCTGCTGACTTCGATAAACCGATCACTCTGACAGGCTGGTCATATGGGGGAGCTATGGCAACGCTCTGCTACGAGGATTTTTGGTTCAACTTTTTCCACGCACGAACCAACATGCGCTTGATTACGTTTGGATCACCAAGAGTGATTGGGGCAAAGAACTTCAAGAGTATCGAGAATCGCTTCAATGGCGCCGTATTGTACGCAAATGGAAGCGATGTCGTAACGTGTGTCCCTCCGGCGGTTCTTGGATTCAGGCATGTTCGCAAACTCACGAGAATTGGGGATAAACTTGGTTTGGTTGGTCTGTTCAATCCCAAGAAGTATCATCATATCGATGGGTACATTGAGAGTCTGGGGGAGACAAATGAGTGAACCAGTCATATTAACTCTTATTGGAGGGGGTATTGCGCTGCTTAATGGCCCAATACTCCTTGCCATATTCAATAATCACATAAAGAAAACTGATGAGACAAAGAAAATCAGAGAGGATATCAACAAGCTCTCAAAGGTTGTGGATAGAATCGGTGATGGATTGAACATTGGGTTGCGTAATGACAAGGTGATTTTTGAAGCGTTGAGGAAAAACAGTATCAACGGAGAGTCTGAACGCCAGGAACAGATAATGGATGAGTATTTTACAAATTGTGCTATTCTAGGGTTCAGCAAAAAGGACTGAACCCTAATCCTACATCAAAATGAAGGAAGTAACTCAGAAGTAAACAGCCTATCAAACATAGGATGTCATCTTCCACCAAGCACCTTTGTCGCATGAGTTAATTGGTGGAAATTTTTCTCCTGTTTCAAGTGTGATACTCTTCTCTGCTTCCGTAGGAGATGGTGAACGAGTTCCGTCAGTATACCCATCCCAAGCATAACGTGCGTGAGCAGGAGAGTCCTGTCCTGTTTTGTACCTTTCACCTATTGGCATGATTTGCCTCCTATAGACAGTATAGGCACTTTTAGCGACAAATCAATGATTGTTTTATCATAATTAATTCTAGGGAGTTCACTCATAAGTAAAAGGAATAGAAACAGTTGGAAAGATTTATTAGACATAATAAATTGAAATATCATTTCTTTGGCTTTGTGAACCTGCTATAATTCCAGATAACACATAGAAAATTTTAAGAGGCTAAAGATGCCATCGAATAAGTACATAATTAATGGTACAGATAATCCAATAGCAACCTGGATTAAGCAGATGCTACTTGATGGGTTTGGAGATACTTCCCGAGCCGCAAAATTAATGGAAGAGAAAATTAAGTCCTTCAATGGGAAGCTATACCAGTACTGTGCTATTGACTCAAACTCTAAAGTTCAAAATTCAATAAGTAATTTAAAAGAATCTGTAGTCTATCTATCAAATATCAAAGACTTTAATGATCCTTTTGATACAAATATCACATTATCAATTAAGAATCTTTTTGATTATATTCTTCCGCATATTTTCCAGAAAAAAGTTACAAGCCCTGCTTTATCACTTCCCGAATTGCAAAGTCTATTAGTGTATTGGTTTGATGTCTCTGGGAAGAGACTAGTCTCTATGAGTCAGGTAAAAAGCGACATGATTACTGATAAAAATGCAAAAAATGTATATAGACTACTACGAAAATTCCCAGAATTAGAAGAACTGCTTAATAGCTTTTCGGGAATAGTCAGCGATTCTATACCCCAAATGAATAAAGCGATGCAAGAAGCTAATAGTTATATTCAAAATCAAGCTCTTATTACATGTTTTTCAACAAAATGTGATGATGCGCTCATGTGGGCACATTATGCAAGAAAACATAAAGGATTCTGTGTTGAGTACAATTTTCGCAAAACAAAAGATACCGCTCTGATAACTAATCTGTTCCCCATTATTTATTCTGATAATAGACCTTCGCTTCCTCTAGCTATGTTCAGGGAAGTTTTAGGCTTGCCTAAAAGTCCAGAAGAGAGTAACGAGAATCTAGCCGATATGATTTGTACTTTTCTTACGAAGAGTAGTATTTGGTCGTATGAGGATGAATGGAGGCTTCTATTTATTGACAGAACAATAATCCCTTCAGTTAGTGGAAATAAATATCCAATGGATTGCATAGATAAAGTCATCATGGGATGCCGCATCGACATTGAATTTGAGCGATTACTTAATTCCATCTGTCAAGAACAAAGCATCCATCTTTCAAAAATGAAACTTGACGAGGAGAATTTTCGGTTGAGTGAAGTGCAGATATTCTAGCAAGAAATTGACTAGGAATAATCCAAGTTCGTATGCATCTAGCGTATTAGTTGTAAATAAATCAGGAAGAACCGTTGGGGAGATAAAAAGGTGACAAAAACACTCTTCAGTTCCGAAAAGCAAGGATATTGTCGGATATGTGGTAATTTTCGGAAACTTACTGCCGATCACATCCCTCCAGAAAGTTGCTTTAATTCCACCCCAGTTTATGTGAATTTGCCGTACTCTGCTAGAATTGAAAAAGGACTGAAAATTAAATCAATTTGCGCTGAGTGCAACTCAACCTTATTGGGAGGAATGTACGATAAAGAATTAAAGATGTTCATTTCGCAGATTCGGAGCCATTATCTAGCGTACAGTTCGTCAGAAGGTGCCACTTTCCATAGAGGCAAGATCTTCATTGATAAAGTAAAGGTACTTCGTGGATTGCTGGGACATATACTTGCCTGTTACGGAACACAGGATGAGCTAAAATTGCAAATCGATTTAAATGAAGACAGTTATACAAATAGAATGCGAAAATTTGTTCGAGGTGAGGATAATAATTTCTATCAGGAAATTAGAGTATTGTTTTGGATTCATCCATACGACTCGATACGAATAGTACCAAGTTTCACAATGGCAACTATTGATAATCCCAATTCAATTTTTGGAGGTACGCAAATATCATTCTATCCATTAGGCTTTCTAATTCTCAACATTGATGCGCATTGTTCTATCACTGAGAATATATTTAACGAGCTTAAGATTGATGGAAAATCAGAAATGATAATCGATCTTTCCATTGTTCATGCAGAAGACTATCCTTTTAATTTGCTTGCTTCAAATAGACGCTATTTTGCGCTTCTGAATACTAACTCAATAATTCATGGGATTAATCAAAATTTGTTTATTTCCAATCCTAGAGAATTAAAATTCTTCGATTTGCTACGAGGGAGACCGAAATATCATAAGGAATAATTGTTATTCATAGATAATGCTTCTTTAATAATTTGAGGCCAATGAGTGAAAATTTCCTTCCCAAATATTACATCATCGACCAATCCCATATTTAAAGTGTCAATTATCCGGCAAAGATAAGATTTACCGAGAATCCACCAAGTATGATATGAATCGACTAAATATATGTGTGAGATTTTTCTCTTCATGCTTCTTTCCATCTCATTTAGTTCATACCCATCTAATTGAGTTTCGTAAACACCATCTGCTATTCGACTTCCAAAGCTCTTGTTATAATAATATTCCTTGATTTCCCATACAAGTATAGGATTTTTCGTTGCAGGAAAAGCCCCATCAAAACGTCTAGAAAAAACGGCCTCTAAATAGTCTTGGTCATTTGTTAAGTAAGATAGCTTTCGTGGATCATCATCGAAGAAAATATCTATTCCATAGACAAGGCCATTTTCAGTACAATATTCTCTTAACGTTCTTTCAGCTAATATGTTTGCAATACAAGTAAAATATGCATACTGCCGCATATCTCCTTTTTGCTTATTCATGGGCAAATCACATGAATAATTTGATTGCAAATGGAGAGTTTTTAAAATTGAAAATTGTTCAGAGGCTTCCGTTGCATTCATCAGGCTGCTACGAACCTGGGTGTTTAAAAGCGTTGCACGATAGTCAAAATATTTCTTAACTTGATGGAGAGTTGGTTCCGAGATGTTTATTCCAAGTCGCTTAAGCGCTTGAATTATCTCCGAAATATCGTAAGTTTTAACAAGATTGTTTGAAGAATACCCTAATGATTCAGTAAGTAATCGAACATACGCCCAAAAATCTTGCTTCATATCCGAGAAATCTTCATTTGCTTTCATTGCTCAACCTTTCCATCTCTGTAAAAATCGTTTGTAGAGAGACTTCAAGAGCTACAGCTAATTTGGCAATATTTACCAATGATATGTTTCTTAGTCCTCTTTCAACTTCACTTTGATAGGTACGATGGATTCCTGCTTTTTCAGCTAGGATCTCTTGCGAAAGACCCTTGTCAATACGCAATTGCTTAATTGCTTTTCCAAAAAGAAATAAAATTTCACTCAATTATTTATTTCCTCCAGGGTGTTCACAATAATAAAAATTGTGTATTATTGCAGTCTATAAGTCTACAGACTATAAGTGACTGGAACTAATTATTATTAAGCATTAGTATGGCTGAATGGAGGGAATAATTGATTCCTGCATTATTAAAATGGATAGGCAACAAGGGTCGATACGCTGAGGAAATCGTATCCTATATGCCTAATTCAATTAACACATATTATGAGCCATTCCTTGGGAGTGGGGCAGTTCTAGGCGAGTTACTCGATCAAACTCGGAAATTTTCTATTCGTTCATGCGAGAACTCCGTGGCATCAGACATCTTACCCTTTCTCGTAGATATATTTATGCTCGTCAAGGATCAACCAGATGAATTAATCGAGTATTACAAAGAAGAGATTGTAAATTTCCCGCAGAATTGTAAAGATGCCTATGAAATAGTGAGAGATAGATTCAATCGAACTCACAATGCAAAAGATTTCTGCATTTTGTCCAGAACTTGTTATTCAGGGATTATTAGATTTCGTAAATCCGATGGTTATATGAGCACTCCTGTTGGACCTCATATGCCAATTTCCGGTGAAGCTTTTGAAAAACGAGTTAGGCTGTGGCATTCACTGATATCTCAAACTGAATTTGTAAATTCTGATTTTAAAACAATAATGGCTCAGGCAAAAGCTGGTGATGTTGTATATTGTGATCCCCCTTATACGCATAGCCAAACAATTATTTACGGTGCACAAGATTTTAAAATTACAGAATTGTGGAATTCGATACGTGAATGTAAAGCTAGGGGTGCAAAAGTTCTTCTCTCAATTAACGGATCAAGAGAATCTGGAAAGAGACAGCTCGAAGTAGAAATTCCTCAAGATCTATTTATTCGAGAAATTCCTATCAACTGTGGGATTTCGATGATAGATAGATTACAAAATGAAGGGAAAAATATGATTAACGAGAAAGTACATGATAGGTTACTCCTTACCTACTGAAGACTCTAGTTTTTCTTGCAATTCTTGGAAATTCAAAGGTAAAAATAAGTTTGTTAAGTTATTTCCCAGAGACAATTCTATCAACTTCCTTGCTTATTGATAATATTATCTTTGCAATGAGTTTTTATGATAAACTGTTGACATTAGCCATCTTTTATCCAACTCTTCGGGCAAAATATGGTTTTGTATCCAATTTAAGGTCAGTAAATGCTTTTCTTACTGGAGGATCAAAAGTTTCTTCAGTAATTGATGAGTCTCCTGCAAAATATGGATTATAGAAAGACGAAGGCTTCCTAATAATTTTCTTTGTGGGTTGTTCATCGAAAACACATGAAATAATTGTGGTCATTCTTGGCTGAAGATGCGCAACAATCCCTTTCCCATGCACAATCTCCAATTTCCCCAGTTCAATTCCTGACTTCGGATCTTTCAACTCATCTCCTAAGGAATAGATTAGGAAAACATCATCCTCTGTAACTCCGTCATCAGCCCCTTTATTTATTACTACTGTATGCTTATCGATTTGCGTAACAACTGTTGCTTCCATAATTTTATTGCCCATATCTAGTTTATTCCCCCTAATAATTGAGTGTATTTAATTTTATGTATGCCAGGACGAATGATTAACAAATCATATTGTTTTCTTTCAATTGCATTTGAAAAGATACTGTCTTCAGACAAATCTTCCTTTGGTAAAAATTCTACTTGGAAAAATCGGTTTCTATTTTGTATCTGTACTATTCCAATTCCTATATAAGTTTCAACATCTCTTTTTTCATCGTAATACGAGATAGTTGTTAATAAATCTTGTGATAACAAGTCACTATCTTCTACTATGAAAAGGGATTTTTCCTCGAGAAAATTGATTATTCTGGGTAATCTATATACTATCTCTTCTTTCCTTCCATTAAGAAAGGCATAGAATGCAACACAAATAATGAAAAAAACGATAATTTCTATAACTAGAAAATAAAAAGGAATCAGCTCATCTGGAGAAACTATCCAATATATAAAGCCTAAAGCAGCAGTGAGAATTAGTGCTATACTACTTGTTAAAACTTTATCAATATTTTTAAAGAATTTTTTACACATTATTAGTCTCTATTAGCAGTCTAGCACAGAGTATGAGTAAAATAAAAATAATTTTGCCTACAATGAATTATTCTATAAAATCCCTTCCGAGCAGATACCAGGGGTTGAACTCACCATCTTCGGTGAACGCATCCCATATCTTGTTCATCTGCCCTGCGGGGAGACCTGTGAACTCCATGAAGCCAAGACCAAGATTTACAGTCCTGTCCTTGATCCTCTTCGGCTTGCCACTCTTCATTGCACTCACAAGGCTCAATCCGTCAGAGATCAACGGGATGCCACTGTCACTGTAGAATCGGCCTCTCATGTAGTCTGAGACTTCCGGGCCAGCGATGGGGACCATTGAGACAATCTGTGCTGCAAAGTTGGTAAGCACCTCATTCCAGAAATCATCGTCATCGTCATCCCCATCCTTGAAGCCACCCTCCAGAGCAACAATGCCAGCAAGTGAGA includes:
- a CDS encoding Dam family site-specific DNA-(adenine-N6)-methyltransferase, with translation MIPALLKWIGNKGRYAEEIVSYMPNSINTYYEPFLGSGAVLGELLDQTRKFSIRSCENSVASDILPFLVDIFMLVKDQPDELIEYYKEEIVNFPQNCKDAYEIVRDRFNRTHNAKDFCILSRTCYSGIIRFRKSDGYMSTPVGPHMPISGEAFEKRVRLWHSLISQTEFVNSDFKTIMAQAKAGDVVYCDPPYTHSQTIIYGAQDFKITELWNSIRECKARGAKVLLSINGSRESGKRQLEVEIPQDLFIREIPINCGISMIDRLQNEGKNMINEKVHDRLLLTY
- a CDS encoding DUF2971 domain-containing protein, which gives rise to MPSNKYIINGTDNPIATWIKQMLLDGFGDTSRAAKLMEEKIKSFNGKLYQYCAIDSNSKVQNSISNLKESVVYLSNIKDFNDPFDTNITLSIKNLFDYILPHIFQKKVTSPALSLPELQSLLVYWFDVSGKRLVSMSQVKSDMITDKNAKNVYRLLRKFPELEELLNSFSGIVSDSIPQMNKAMQEANSYIQNQALITCFSTKCDDALMWAHYARKHKGFCVEYNFRKTKDTALITNLFPIIYSDNRPSLPLAMFREVLGLPKSPEESNENLADMICTFLTKSSIWSYEDEWRLLFIDRTIIPSVSGNKYPMDCIDKVIMGCRIDIEFERLLNSICQEQSIHLSKMKLDEENFRLSEVQIF
- a CDS encoding helix-turn-helix transcriptional regulator gives rise to the protein MSEILFLFGKAIKQLRIDKGLSQEILAEKAGIHRTYQSEVERGLRNISLVNIAKLAVALEVSLQTIFTEMERLSNESK
- a CDS encoding lipase family protein, whose product is MKTHLELAKLFKEIDQWDTIGTDTQYRILDYPDEVVIIFCPSNSKADWKINFAFPKKPYKQMPTPFYVHGGFLEEWKKINDFFLKAAADFDKPITLTGWSYGGAMATLCYEDFWFNFFHARTNMRLITFGSPRVIGAKNFKSIENRFNGAVLYANGSDVVTCVPPAVLGFRHVRKLTRIGDKLGLVGLFNPKKYHHIDGYIESLGETNE
- a CDS encoding YjzC family protein, whose amino-acid sequence is MPIGERYKTGQDSPAHARYAWDGYTDGTRSPSPTEAEKSITLETGEKFPPINSCDKGAWWKMTSYV